Part of the Sphingomonadaceae bacterium OTU29LAMAA1 genome, TGACAAGGTGATGCGACAGCTGTCTTCGGGACATCATACAGTCGCTCGTTCGTGATCCCGACACGATCGATCGAACCCCGTCACGCAGACCGCCGGAACAGCGCAGCCAGCGCCTTCCGCGGGTTGACCGGATGAGCAGCGAGGTCGACGCAGGGCGAATGGACGATCCGAGGGCCGTGACACTGTCTTTGCTCGCGTGCCGCGCATCGGGTGCGACGATCTGCCCGAGCGAGGTGGCGCGCGTGATCGCGCCGGACTGGCGCGGCGCGATGCCCGCAGTCCACGCCGCGATCGACGCGCTGGTTGGCGAAGGGCTGGTGCGGCTGAGCTGGAAAGGACGATCGCTGGCGACACGATCGGGACCCTACCGGATCGGCCGTCGCCACGAGGATTGACGCCAGGCCCTCTCCCACGGCCCCCGCCACTGCGCTATCGCATGGCGATGGCGAGGAAGAAGCGCTACCTGACCGCGACGATGGCCGATGGCTATGTGAAGACGATCGGCCCCACCGCGGCGCCGTTCACGCATTATTGGCGCATCGTCGCGCATCTTCACGACGGTAAAACCGAAGTATTCTGGGGCCATGCCACGTCCGTGAAGGATGCTGTCGGCAAGGAGGCACTGACGGCACAGGCGGCGAAACGCCACGGGTGGAAGCGCTTCGATTTCGAAGTCGTCGGGCTTACCGAACATTGACCTCTTGCACGCCACGGGCAGGTTGAAACAGCCGTTCGCTATCCCTTGGCTGCCGCGGCTGCGAGCTCCTCCAAGTCGAGGTCGTGTTCGAGGTCGTGCAGCGTCTCGTCATCGATACAGCCGGTGCGATGCAGGCGGACGAGCTCGGCACGACCGGCGGCGACCGCGTCGATGATGACGTTGAAATGGCTGGCTATCGCCGCGTGGCGCTCCTCCGCGGTGCCGTCGAACGCATCCGCTGCCGTTGCGCGGGTCCGGTAACGTCGCAACAGCTGCGGGTGGATGACGGTGCCATCGGCCGCCACCGCCTCTCGCTCCACGACGGCGAGCTGCGCGCGGAACAGCATCGTCTCGGCGGCGTGCAGGTCGAGCGGCGGTCGCGTGCTGTCATCTTCGGGCGGCTTCAGCCAGCGGATGACCCAGCCGAGCGAGGTGCCCTGCACCAGCACGGTGACGAGGATCACGACGAAGGCGGTGACGAGCATCAGGTCTCGCGCCGGCATCGTCTCGGGCAGCGAGAGCGCGACCGCCAGCGTCACGACGCCGCGCATCCCGGCCCAGCTCATCACCACCGCCGCCCGCGGTCCAAGCGGTTGCTGTCGCGTCCAGCCGATGCGACGAACCGCGGCGACACCGGCATCGACGCCGAAGATCCAGAGGAATCGCGCGACGACGACCGCCATGACGATGAGCAGCACGGGCTGCGCCATCGTGTCCACCACCATGCCGAGCCCGCCGACCCGGTCCAGCAGGCCGCGTAACGACAGGCCGATCAGCAGGAAGACGGCGGCTTCGAGCAGGAACACCAACACCTGCCAGAACGCCAGCGCGCGGATGCGTACGCGCGCGTTGAAGACGACGTGCTGATACCAGCCGCAGGTCAGGCCCGCCGTGACGACCGCGATGACGCCGGAAACGTGCAGCAGCTCGCCCGCGATATAGGCGCTCCAGCAGACCAGCACGGTCGCCGCGATCATCAGCGTATCGTCGCCGAGCCGACGAAGCAGGACCACCCACAACCCGCCGATGGCCGCTCCCACCGCAATACCGCCTGCCACCAGCAGGAAGAAGGTTCCCGTCGCCGCACCCAGATGGAAGCTGCCGGTCAGCACCGCCGCCACCGCAAAGCGGAACAGGACCAGCCCGGCGGCGTCGTTCAACAGGCTTTCACCTTCGAGCAGCGTGGTCAGCCGACGCGGCAGCCTGACCCGCTGCAACACGGCGCGCGCCGATACGGCGTCGGGCGGCGACAGGATTGCACCGAGCGCGACGCAGGCAGCCCAGGGCAATTGGGGCATCAGCAGCCTGGTCACGATCGCCACGACCGCCGTGGTGAAGAAGACCGCGCCGACCGCCAGCGACAGAATGCCGGCCATGTGGCGGCGGAACGGCGCGATGGCGGTGAACCACGCGCCGTCCATCAACAGAGGCGGGAGAAAAAGGACGAGGACCAGTTCCGGATCGATCGCGATACCCTGCACGCCCGGTACGAAGGCCACCGCGCACCCGCCGACGATCAGCGCGGCTGCGGGCGGCAGCGACAGGCGACGGGCCAGATAATGGAGCCCCAGCACCACCAGGAACATGCCGATGATCAGCTCGAAATTTGCTGCTGGATGCACGAAGCCGCCCTTTTCCCGCTCGTCCGACGTGCTGTGCAATCCGTCACCGACATCGTCAACGGAAGGGCCGAGCAAACCGGACGGCCCGGCGCACGTTCCTGCTCCCGACGCCGGATGCCCGGTCATATCCGAAAAAGACCGTTCCTACCGCCGTTCAGGCATCCGCACGTGCTGCCGCAACCTCTCGTTCGGCCTGGACGAAGCCATAGCCCGGAACGATCTCGCCCGAACGATCGACGATCTCGGACCACCGCGAGACGACCTGCTCACCGGCATCGGCAGCATGACCGACGTAGCGACCGTGGGTCAGCGTCACGTTGGCCGTGGCCACATGGCCCGCACCGGCGCACACGACCATCCGCGTCGGCGCATCGTCCGCGACCAGCGCCAGCAGGGCGGGTGAGACGCGATCCGGCGCCAGCATGGTCAGGCTCTCCGCATCGAGGACGCCTTCGGTCATCTGCGTCGCGGCGGTGGGCGCGAGGCAATTGACGCGGATGTCGTATTTCTCGCCCTCGATGGCCAGCGTTTGCATCAGGCCGACCAGCGCCATCTTGGCCGCGCCGTAATTGGCCTGGCCGAAGTTGCCGTACAGGCCGGACGAGGAGGTCGTCATGACGATCCGGCCGAAGCGCTGCGCGCGCATCGCCTCCCACACCGCTTTGGTGCAGATCGCCGCGCCGATCAGGTGAATGTCGACGACGGTACGGAAGTCGGCGATCGTCATCTTGGCGAAGCTCTTGTCGCGCAGGATGCCGGCGTTGTTGACGAGGATATCGACGCGGTCCCAGGCGGCGAGTACGGCTTCGACCATCGCACCGACCGCCGCCTCGTCGGTCACCGATCCGGCGACGGCGGTCGCGGTGCCGCCGTGCGCCGTGATCTCATGAGCGACCCGCTCGGCGGCGTCCGCCGACACATCGTTCACCGCCACCCGCACGCCGCGACCCGCCAAATACAGCGCGTGCGCCCGCCCGAGTCCGCCGCCTGCCCCGGTGATGATCGCGGTCCTGCCTTCCAACGCCAATGTCACTCTCCTGCTTTCGTTGGCTCCCATCATACGGAGCCGGACGCCAAGCACAATATTCATTCATACGTGAGTGTGCATTGACACGCCCGGTGAGGTGCAGCATCCTCCGCGGATAAGCCACGACACAGTGGGAGAGGTGATGACGGTCCTGAGCAGCGTGGCGGCACCCGATCCGCTTGTCGACGCGTATCCTATGCGAAGGCGGTCGCGGCACCCCGGTATCGTGCTGGCGATGCTGACCTTTGTCTACGTCCTCAACTTCCTCGACCGGCAGCTGCTCGGCATCCTCGCCAAGCCGATCCAGGATTCGCTGCATATCACCGATGGCCAATTGGGGCTGATCGGCGGGCTGTATTTCGCGATGTTCTATTGCTTCATCGCAATTCCGGTCAGTTGGCTGGCGGACCGGACCAGCCGGGTCGGCGTGCTGACGCTCGCCTGCGCGATCTGGAGCGCGGCGACGATCGCCTGCGGCATGGCGCGCACCTATCCGCAACTGGTGGTCGCGCGCATGGTGGTCGGGTTCGGCGAGGCGGGCGGCGTGCCGCCGTCCTATGCGCTGATCACCGACACGTTCGCGCCGGGGCGGCGCGGCGTCGCGTTCGGCATCTACAATCTGGGGCCGCCGATCGGTGCGGCGCTGGGCATCGCGCTGGGCGCGACGATCGCGACATTGTTCGACTGGCGCGATGCGTTCGTTGCGATCGGGCTGGTCGGCATCGTCGCGGCGGTCGCGCTGCCGTTCGTGGTGCCGGAGCCGGCGCGCGGGGCGGCCGATCCGGGTGCCGCGACGCGTCTGGACAAGGCACCGTTCTGGGCGACGCTGCGCGCGTTCTTCGCCAATCCCGTCATGACGCTCGCCGCATTCGGCAGCGGTGCCACCCAATTCGTCACCTATGGCCTCGGCAATTTCGCGGTGCTGTTCCTGATCCGCGAAAAGGGCATGACCCTGCCCGAGATCGCGCTGTGGTATGCGCTGGCGATCGTGATCGGGATGGGCGGCGGCATGATCGCGTCGGGGCGGATCATCGACCGGTTCAGCCGCGGATCGCGCCGGGTGTTCGCGATCGCACCCGCGGTGTCGCTGGCGGTGTCGATGCCCTTCTACATCGCGTTCGTCTGGGCACCGACGTGGCCGCTGGCGCTGGCGCTGCTGACCGTCGTGATGTTCTTCAACTATTTCTACCTGTCGTGCTCGGTGACGCTGGTGCAGGAAGAGGCGGCGCCCAACCAGCGCGTGCTGGCGGGCGCGCTGCTGCTGCTGGTGATGAACTTCATCGGCCTGGGCCTCGGCCCGACATGGGTCGGCGCGGCCAGCGACCATTTCGCGGCGGGCGGCGCGACCAACCCGCTGCAACTGGCGCTCTACACCCTCACCCCTTTCTACGTCATCGCGATCGGCCTGTTCCTGTGGCTGGCGCGCACGCTGCACCGTCAGGAGTCCGGAATATGAAGATCATGCTGACCGCGCTGGCGCTGGCGAGCGCCGCGCCGGTGTTCGCGCAAGGACCGGTCGTCACCGCCCCCGCCGGCACCGTGAGCGGCACGACCGACGGAACGCTGCGGGTGTTCAAGGGCATCCCCTATGCCACGCCACCGGTCGGCGCGCTGCGCTGGAAAGCGCCGGTGCCGCAGCCGCGCTGGACCGGCACGCGCGCCGCGACCGGCTTCGGCCCGGCCTGCGTCCAGCCGCAGGCGCCCAATGCGACCGTCTATTCGGGCGTGCCGATGCCGGTGAGCGAGGATTGCCTGACGCTCAACGTCTGGGCTCCCGCCGATGCGAAGAACGCGCCGGTGATGGTGTGGATTCACGGCGGTGCGCTGAACACCGGATCGAGCCGCGAGCCGATGTACGATGGCCGCAAGCTCGCCGAGCGCGGCATCATCGTCGTGTCGATCAACTATCGGCTGGGCGTGCTCGGCTGGCTGGCGCATCCATGGTTGAGCGGCGAGGCGCGCGGGGTGTCGGGCAATTACGGGCTGCTCGACCAGATCGCGGCGCTGCAATGGGTGCGCACCAACATTGCGGCGTTCGGCGGCGATGCGCGCAACGTCACGATCGCGGGCGAATCCGCGGGCGGGTTGAGTGCGCTGTACCTGATGACGTCGCCGGCGGCGCGGGGGCTGTTCGCCAGGGCAATCGCGCAGAGTTCGTACATGATCTCGATGCCAGAACTCAGGAAGCCGGTGTTCGGCATGCCGGCATGGGAGGCGGGAGGCGCGCTGCTGACCGGCGCGCTGAAGACGCCGGACCTTGCCAGTTTGCGGGCGCTGGATGCGCAGACGCTGACCGATATGGCGGCGAAGCTCGGGTTCGCGCCGTTCGGTGTGGTCGATGGCGCGGTGCTGCCGCAGCAGATGGTCGACGCCTTCGATCGGGGGAAGCAGGCGGCGGTGCCGGTCCTCGCCGGCTTCAATCAGGGCGAGATACGGTCGCTGCGCATGCTGGCGCCGAAGCCGCCGGCGGATGCTGCGGCGTATGAGGCGGCGATCCGGGCGAAATACGGCGATCTGTCCGATGCGTTTTTGCGCCAGTATCCGGCGGCGGGTTATGGGGAGAGCATCCTCGCCGCGACCCGCGACGCGCTGTATGGATGGACGGCGGAGCGGCTGGTCCGCAAGCAGGCGGCGCTCGGCAAGCCCGCCTATCTCTACATGTTCGATCACGGTTACCCGGCGATGGATCAGGCGGACCTGCACGCCTTTCACGCCAGCGAACTGCCCTATGTGTTCGGTACGTTGACCGCGACGCCGCCGCGCTGGCCGAAGATCCCGGCGGCGGCGAGCGAGCAGGCGTTGTCGGAGGCGATGCTGGATTACTGGGCGAGCTTCGTGCGCGACGGGCGGCCGGTCGCGAAGGGCGCGGCGCCGTGGGCGGCCTATGATGCGAAGCGCGGCTACATGCATTTCGCGGCGATGCCGGCCGCGAAGCGCGACCTGTTGCCGGGCATGTTCGCGCTCAACGAGCGGGTGATGTGCCGGCGGTGGACGACGGGGACGATCGGGTGGAACTGGAACGTCGGGCTCGCCGCACCGGCGATGCCGCCGGCTGTTGCGGGATGCGAGTAAGGGGGCTTCGTCGCTCCGGCTTCGTTCCGGGGGCCACCATGCGGCACGGGAAAGGCTGGAGCCGCAAGCCCTTCCCCTCGCCGCAGAGTGGACCCCGGAACGAGTCCGGGGTGACGCGGGGCATTTGGCGGGGTTTGGCGGGGCCTTGCCGGTTTTCGCCCGACAGGGGACTTTACCCCTGCCGCGTCTCGCAGGTCGCGATGATGCCCGCCGCCATGAAGCGCGCCATCCGCGCCTTGATCGCGGCGAAATCGTCCGACCGGCACAGGCCGCCCGACAGTTTGTCGATCCGCCCGGTCCGGCCCAGCGACAGCATCAGGCCGCCGGTTACGAAGTGATAGCCCCAGAACAGATCCTCCTCCGCGCACCCCGGAAGCGCCTGCTTGAGGATCTGGATCAGCCGCAGCACGACCGCATCGAAATGCGTGTCCATCAGGTCCGCACCCCATTCGGCGGTGTTGCTCATCTGCGCGCCGAGCATGCCGAAATTGCGCCAGCCGATATCGCCGTTGCCGTACAGGTCGAGGTCGGCGTCGAGATAGGCGTGCAGCGCGCCCTCGACCGTGGGCTTGCCCGCCGCCTCGCGTTCGTAGGCGTCGAGCGTCGCGAGGCGGCGTTCGATCGTCACCGGCGCACGGCGGGCGATGACCGCGTCGAACAGCTCCTTCTTGTCCTTGAAATAATAATGCAGCAGCGACTGGTGGACGCCGACCTGCTGCGCGACCTCCTTCAGTGTCACGCCGTACAGGCCGCGTTGGGCGAACAGCGCCTCCGCCGCGTCGAAGATCTGCTCCATCGTCGCCGCGCGCTGGTCGGCCTTTTTCGTTGGGCGGCGTGTGGGGCGGGTGGTTGCTTCCGTCATGTCGATCCCACCCATGGCCTCAGCCATGCTCGGCCCGCAAGCGCATCTTGTCGATCTTGCCGGTCAACGCCAGCGGCATCGTCGGTACGCGCACGATCGCGTCGGGCAGCCACCAGCTGGCGATCCTGCCGCGGAGCGCGTCGAGCAACGTCTCGTCGGACAGTCCCGCGCCCTGCCGCTCCTCGACGACCAGCACCGGGCGTTCGCCCCAGCGCGGGTGCGCGCGGCCGACGACGGCAACCAGCGCGATCTCCGGCAGCGCGCCGACGATCGCCTCGATCTCGCCGGGGTTGATCCATTCGCCGCCCGATTTGATCAGGTCCTTCGAACGGCCCGTGATCGACAGGTTGCCCGCCGCATCGATCCGCGCGAGGTCGCCGGTGTCGAACCAGCCCTCGGCGTCGGTCGCCGGCTCGTCCTGCCCGAAATAGCGTTCGACCGCGCTCGCGCCCTTCACCCACAACCGCCCCTCGCCCGCGCGCTGGTCGGGCAGCGGCACGCCCGCGGCGTCGGTGAGGCGGAGGTCGACGCCCATCGGCGGGCGGCCGGATTTGGCCGAGACGCGGACGCTGGCGTTGGACGGTGTCACCGTGCCGACCGGCGAGAGTTCGGTCATGCCCCAGCTGGTCTGGATGGTGACGCCCAGCCGCGCCTCCAG contains:
- a CDS encoding DUF3253 domain-containing protein, translated to MDDPRAVTLSLLACRASGATICPSEVARVIAPDWRGAMPAVHAAIDALVGEGLVRLSWKGRSLATRSGPYRIGRRHED
- a CDS encoding TetR family transcriptional regulator, yielding MTEATTRPTRRPTKKADQRAATMEQIFDAAEALFAQRGLYGVTLKEVAQQVGVHQSLLHYYFKDKKELFDAVIARRAPVTIERRLATLDAYEREAAGKPTVEGALHAYLDADLDLYGNGDIGWRNFGMLGAQMSNTAEWGADLMDTHFDAVVLRLIQILKQALPGCAEEDLFWGYHFVTGGLMLSLGRTGRIDKLSGGLCRSDDFAAIKARMARFMAAGIIATCETRQG
- a CDS encoding SDR family NAD(P)-dependent oxidoreductase; translated protein: MTLALEGRTAIITGAGGGLGRAHALYLAGRGVRVAVNDVSADAAERVAHEITAHGGTATAVAGSVTDEAAVGAMVEAVLAAWDRVDILVNNAGILRDKSFAKMTIADFRTVVDIHLIGAAICTKAVWEAMRAQRFGRIVMTTSSSGLYGNFGQANYGAAKMALVGLMQTLAIEGEKYDIRVNCLAPTAATQMTEGVLDAESLTMLAPDRVSPALLALVADDAPTRMVVCAGAGHVATANVTLTHGRYVGHAADAGEQVVSRWSEIVDRSGEIVPGYGFVQAEREVAAARADA
- a CDS encoding Na+/H+ antiporter; the protein is MHPAANFELIIGMFLVVLGLHYLARRLSLPPAAALIVGGCAVAFVPGVQGIAIDPELVLVLFLPPLLMDGAWFTAIAPFRRHMAGILSLAVGAVFFTTAVVAIVTRLLMPQLPWAACVALGAILSPPDAVSARAVLQRVRLPRRLTTLLEGESLLNDAAGLVLFRFAVAAVLTGSFHLGAATGTFFLLVAGGIAVGAAIGGLWVVLLRRLGDDTLMIAATVLVCWSAYIAGELLHVSGVIAVVTAGLTCGWYQHVVFNARVRIRALAFWQVLVFLLEAAVFLLIGLSLRGLLDRVGGLGMVVDTMAQPVLLIVMAVVVARFLWIFGVDAGVAAVRRIGWTRQQPLGPRAAVVMSWAGMRGVVTLAVALSLPETMPARDLMLVTAFVVILVTVLVQGTSLGWVIRWLKPPEDDSTRPPLDLHAAETMLFRAQLAVVEREAVAADGTVIHPQLLRRYRTRATAADAFDGTAEERHAAIASHFNVIIDAVAAGRAELVRLHRTGCIDDETLHDLEHDLDLEELAAAAAKG
- a CDS encoding carboxylesterase family protein, encoding MKIMLTALALASAAPVFAQGPVVTAPAGTVSGTTDGTLRVFKGIPYATPPVGALRWKAPVPQPRWTGTRAATGFGPACVQPQAPNATVYSGVPMPVSEDCLTLNVWAPADAKNAPVMVWIHGGALNTGSSREPMYDGRKLAERGIIVVSINYRLGVLGWLAHPWLSGEARGVSGNYGLLDQIAALQWVRTNIAAFGGDARNVTIAGESAGGLSALYLMTSPAARGLFARAIAQSSYMISMPELRKPVFGMPAWEAGGALLTGALKTPDLASLRALDAQTLTDMAAKLGFAPFGVVDGAVLPQQMVDAFDRGKQAAVPVLAGFNQGEIRSLRMLAPKPPADAAAYEAAIRAKYGDLSDAFLRQYPAAGYGESILAATRDALYGWTAERLVRKQAALGKPAYLYMFDHGYPAMDQADLHAFHASELPYVFGTLTATPPRWPKIPAAASEQALSEAMLDYWASFVRDGRPVAKGAAPWAAYDAKRGYMHFAAMPAAKRDLLPGMFALNERVMCRRWTTGTIGWNWNVGLAAPAMPPAVAGCE
- a CDS encoding MFS transporter — encoded protein: MTVLSSVAAPDPLVDAYPMRRRSRHPGIVLAMLTFVYVLNFLDRQLLGILAKPIQDSLHITDGQLGLIGGLYFAMFYCFIAIPVSWLADRTSRVGVLTLACAIWSAATIACGMARTYPQLVVARMVVGFGEAGGVPPSYALITDTFAPGRRGVAFGIYNLGPPIGAALGIALGATIATLFDWRDAFVAIGLVGIVAAVALPFVVPEPARGAADPGAATRLDKAPFWATLRAFFANPVMTLAAFGSGATQFVTYGLGNFAVLFLIREKGMTLPEIALWYALAIVIGMGGGMIASGRIIDRFSRGSRRVFAIAPAVSLAVSMPFYIAFVWAPTWPLALALLTVVMFFNYFYLSCSVTLVQEEAAPNQRVLAGALLLLVMNFIGLGLGPTWVGAASDHFAAGGATNPLQLALYTLTPFYVIAIGLFLWLARTLHRQESGI